TAAAAAAGGGAAAAAATTCAGTCACTATGGCGGAACCGATCTAAGCAAGCAGAAAGGAGCTGGAGGCGGAGGAGGGGGTCAAGCAGCACAGCCGCCGAAGGAGACCCCGTCCAAACCGACAGCTGCAAACACTCCGAATGGTTTCTCACAAAATGATATACAAATCATGGCGAATGCCGTTTACGGTGAAGCCCGTGGTGAGCCATATGAGGGGCAGGTCGCTGTGGCCGCGGTCATCCTGAATCGCATCGATAGTGCGTCATTCCCGAATACTGCCGCAGGAGTCATTTTTGAGCCGGGAGCATTTACGGCGGTTGCGGATGGGCAGATTTATTTAACTCCGAATGATAAAGCCCGGGAAGCTGTATTAGATGCCATAAACGGATGGGATCCGTCTTCCAATGCATTGTATTATTTTAATCCTGTTACTGCAACGAGTGATTGGATTTGGTCAAGACCGCAGATTAAGCAGATTGGGAAACATATATTCTGTAATTAACGAGGTGAAGGATATTGGTACGTAGTATAATAATAGCTGTACTCGTCATCGGAGTCGCAGGAACGGCCTTTTGGGGGTACCAGGAACATCAGGAGAAAAATGCGATCCTGATCAATGCGGAAAACAATTATCAACGTGCATTTCATGAGTTGACTTATCAGGTGGACCTTCTTCACGATAAGATAGGCACCACCCTTGCAATGAATTCAAAAAAGTCATTATCACCGGCCCTTGCAGATGTTTGGCGTCTTACGTCCCAGGCACACAGTGATGTCGGGCAATTACCGTTAACATTGCTGCCATTCAATAAAACCGAAGAATTCTTGAGTAAAATTGGAGATTTCAGTTATCGTGTAGCGGTAAGGGACTTAGACGATAAGCCTCTGACAGATAAAGAATATACGTCATTGGAAAACCTCTACAAACAAAGCGCAGACATACAAAAAGAATTAAGAAAGGTCCAGCATCTGGTCATCAAGAATAATCTTCGCTGGATGGATGTAGAGATGGCGCTTGCTTCTGGTAAAGAAAAGGCAGACAATACAATCATTGATGGCTTTAAGACGGTGGAGAAAAATGTCACTGGCTATGATGAAGCAAGTTTCGGATCGACCACGTTTGTAAACAGCCAAAAGAAAGATGAGAATTTTAAAAAACTAAAAGGTGAACAGATCTCTAAAAAGGAAGCTGTCGCGATATTAAGAAGGTACTCAGGAATAGATAAATCAAAAGACGCCAAAGTGGCAAGCAGCGGAAAGGGATCTAATTTCAAATTCTATAGTGTTTCAATCGGAAACGGCAAGACAGAAGCAAGTATGGATGTCACTCAAAAAGGCGGCTATCCTATTTGGTATATCAATAATCGTGAAGTGAAAGAAAGTAAGATCAGCCTGAACAAAGCTGCTGAGCAAGCAACAAAATTCCTTAAAGAAAATAAGTTCGAGAAACTGGAATTGTTTGAAAGTGTTCAATATGACAAGTTAGGAATATTCACCTATGTCACCGTCCTTGATGGTGTGCGGATTTACCCGGATTCAATTAAAGTGAAAGTAGCACTCGACAATGGCCAAATCGTTGGTTTCGCCGCAGAGGAATATTTAAGAAATAACCATGACCGTGAAATAGCAAAACCAAGTCTGGCTTTGGAAGAAGCGAAGAAAGAAACGAACCCAAATTTAAAAGTCATGGAAGAAAGACAGGCGGTCATCGTAAATGATTTGAATGAAGAAGTGTTATGTTATGAATTCTTAGGTATGCTCGGCAATGACACCTATCGCATTTTCATCAATGCCAATACAGGTGAAGAAGAAAAAGTCGAAAAGCTTAAAAATGCAGAACCGATTTATGAAGAAGTCGTGTAAAGAGGGAAAGACGGTATCTTTGAATAAGGTATCGTCTTTTTTTATGGGCTGAAGTTATCAATAAATTAGCAAAAAAAGTATGGAAAGGAAGTATTTTACGTGACATAATAAGGATACATATAAACAGAAGCTCAGAAAGTGAGAGTAATGTGCAATGATCAAAGCCGGAACAACACTGCAACTTGAACCTGTTCATAATGATACATTTGAAACATACCGCTGCAGGGTGGTGGAATCAGGACATGACGGGATATATATCGATTATCCAATACATACGAAAACGGGGAAAACTGTTTTTTTAATTAACGGCACCCAGCTAAAAGCAAGCTTTATCCAGAATGAACAAACCGTCCTGATGTTTGAGACGGAAGTACTAAGCAGGAAAATTGCAAAGATCCCCATGATTCATATTCACTACCCGGGGGAAGACGAATTGGTTAAGATCCAAAGAAGACAATTTGTCCGCGTAGAAGCTAATGCGGATATCTCCCTTTACTTCGACGATCAGTATCATCCCACTGTCACTGAGGACATAAGTGCCGGCGGGGGTGCTGTACTGTTAAAGGAGGGGATGGAAGTCAAACAAGGGGCACGCATCACGATGATCATTGTCCTCAGCATGCAAACCGGGGAATGCCACTACCTCGAGATAGCAGGAAGCCTCGTCCGGGTGTGGGAACGAAACAAGAAAAAAATTGCAAGCATCCAATTTCTTAACTTAACAGAAACACAGCGTCAGCTCATCATGCGCTATTGTTTTGAAAGGCAATTGGAACTGAGAAAAAAAGGGCTTCTTGAATAAATTTCCATCATTTACACATACTTTTTCTTAATGGCTGTTTTTCATTAAAAAGATAATCATGCAAAAGAGCCTCTTTAATGATAGGAAAAGAGTGAAGCCGATGAAAGCAGTGGAGCGGATATTGATAAAGCTCGTCATGATCCATTTTGTTTTACTCCTGGCTGTTCAATTTGTTTTTCATGAACTTAATATACTGCCGGAACTCCATAAAATCATATTTTATGAAGGAGTGGAAAAGATGGAATATAGTGAAATTGTGGAAACCATATCAGGAAGTCGAAGCAGGTGAATTCAGCCTGCTGTTTTTTTGTTGCAGAATTAGGTAAGTAAGCGCTTTAAAGAGAAAGTTCTTATTAAGTTGGACTGATTTTATGATAGAATAGGGAAGAAATTATAAGGAATTTAAGTAGGTGGATGTTTTATGAAATTAAGGATTGCCATTGACGGACCTGCAGCAGCCGGGAAGAGTACCGTCGCTAAGATAGTAGCAGGGAAGTTATCCTATCTTTATATTGATACAGGAGCCATGTACCGTTCGCTGACATATAAAGCATTGAAGTCAGATGTGGACTTGCATGATCAGACAAAACTGACAAAATTGCTGGAAACGACCAAAATCGATTTGGAACCTTCTGAGAAAGGTCAGCTTGTCCTCCTTGACGGGGAAAATGTAACCGATGAAATCCGTCAATCGGAAGTGACAAATTCAGTCTCACACGTGGCCGTCCATTCACTTGTCAGAGAAGAAATGGTGAAGAGACAGCAGGAGCTTGCCAGTGAAGGCGGCGTGGTGATGGATGGAAGGGATATCGGCACACATGTCATACCTGATGCAGAGGTCAAAGTCTTCTTATTGGCAAGCGTTGAGGAAAGAGCTCAGAGAAGACATGAAGAAAATGTAGCAAAAGGGTTTCCTTCAGATCTTGAAAAATTAAAAGAAGAAATTGCACGAAGAGATAAAATTGATTCTGAACGGGAAGTCGCTCCATTGAAAAAAGCAGATGATGCCATTGAGATCGATACGACATCCTTGTCAATTTCTGAAGTCGTTGACCGCATTATGTCTCTAGTGGAAAGGAAAGGGTAACGTGAATCTATATTCATTTGCGAAAGGATTAGTAAAGTCTATTCTCTCTCCTCTTTACCGCATCGAGGTTTCCGGATTGGAACATTTTCCAAAAGAAGGAGGAGTGCTGCTGTGCGCGAACCACATCGACAACCTGGATCCTCCCGTGGTCGGCATCACAGCCCCAAGGCCAGTTTCATTTATGGCGAAAGATGAACTGTTCAAAGTGCCGCTGCTTGGGAAGATCCTTCCAAAAATTCATGCCTTTCCTGTAAAAAGGGGTATGAGTGATCGAGAAGCATTGCGAAAAGGATTGAAAGTCTTGAATGAAGGAAAGGTTTTAGGATTGTTTCCTGAGGGTACTAGAAGTAAAACAGGGCAGATCGGAAAGGGTTTGGCCGGTGCCGGTTTTTTTGCTCTTAGATCTGAAGCGAAAGTGGTACCGTGCGCAATCATTGGGCCGTATAAGCCATTTAAGAAATTAAAAGTGGTGTATGGGCCGCCTGTTCCAATGAAAGAAGTAAGAGAACAAAAGCTCAATGCAGAGAAAACGACCGAAATCATCATGGAGCATATCGTCAAACTTACGAAATGATGGAGAGGACTTTCTTGCTTGACAAATAGTTCTATTTATTAGAAGTTAGTAGAAAGAATAATTTATTTAAATTGTGTAAAAATTCACAAAATAAAATCTTTGCAGTCATGGATTAAGGAGGAGTACATAATGGAAGACATGAATGGAATTGAAGTGAAAAATCTCGAGATTGGTGAAAAAGTTAAGGGTACCGTCACTAAGGTCGAAGAAAAACAAGTCCTAGTTGATGTTCAAGATAGTAAAGTGGATGGCATCATTCCAATTAGTGAACTCTCAAGCCTTCACATTGAAAAAGCTTCTGACGTAGTGAGTGAAGGAGATGTACTGGAGTTAATCGTGACAAAAGTGGAAGAGGAACTGCTCGTCCTTTCTAAGCGTAAAGTCGATGCTGAAAAAGCGTGGGAAGAAATGAAGAATCGTTTTGAAAATGGAGATGTTTTTGAAGCGGAGGTCAAAGACGTGGTCAAAGGCGGTCTGGTAGTCGATCTTGGAGTGAGGGGGTTTGTGCCTGCCTCATTAGTGGAGGATTACTATGTGGAGGATTTCTCAGACTACAAGGATAAGGTTCTTACATTTAAGATAGTAGAACTCGACCAAGAGAAGAACCGTTTGATCCTTTCCCATCGTGCAGTAGTGGAAGCTGAAAAACAAGAGCAGAAGAAACAGCTGCTGACTGACATTGAATCCGGGGCCGTCCTCGAAGGTACGGTTCAACGCATCACTGATTTCGGTGCATTCGTGGATATTGGCGGAGTAGACGGACTTGTCCATATTTCCCAGCTGTCCCATGAGCATGTAGAAAAACCTTCCGACGTGGTAACTGAAGGACAAAAAGTACAAGTCAAGGTATTAAGTGTCGACCGTGATAATGAAAGGATTTCATTATCAATCAAAGAGACACTGCCTGGGCCGTGGAGTGACATTTCTGAAAAAGCTCCTAAAGGAAGCGTCTTGGATGGGGTCGTGAAGCGATTGGTTTCTTATGGAGCATTCGTTGAGGTATTCCCTGGTGTAGAAGGGTTGGTACACATCTCACAAATTTCGCATAAACACATCGGCACTCCGCATGAAGTATTAAAAGAAGATCAATCGGTTAAAGTAAAAGTATTGGATGTAAATGAATCTGAACAACGTCTTTCTTTAAGCATAAAAGCATTGGAAGAGAAGGAAGAAGAAGTGACGGATTATGAAATGCCGGAAGAAAACACCGGATTCCAATTAGGTGAAATGATTGGAGATAAATTAAAAGATCTTAAATAAAAATGGTGATGGACTGTGACAAGAGCTCAACGAAAACGGGATCATATAAATTTCGCCCTTTCAACAGGGCAGCAGGATAAGACGGGTTTTGAAGATGTGAAATTTGTCCATCAAAGCCTTCCGAATTCAGCACTTGATGACACCGGCCTCCAGTCCCGAATTGGCGAACTTTCTTTAAGTTCGCCAATTTTTGTGAATGCAATGACGGGCGGAGGCGGCGAATACACCTCGAAAATCAATGGTGACTTATCTATTTTGGCACGGGAAACAGGAATCGCACTGGCTGTGGGCTCGCAAATGTCCGCAATAAAGAGTCCGGATGAACGGAAGACATACGAAATTGTCAGAAAGAACAACCCTGACGGCATCATTCTTGCCAATCTTGGAAGTGAAGCAACTGTGCAGCAGGCAGCGGATGCAGTGGAAATGATCGAGGCAGATGCCCTCCAGATTCATTTGAATGTCATTCAGGAATTGACCATGCCGGAAGGAGACCGGGATTTTAAAGGTGCGATTGATCGGATCAATATGATTGCAGACAGGTTATCAGTCCCGGTCATTGTGAAAGAGACTGGCTTTGGTATTGGCAGGGAAGCAGCCCTGGCTCTTTCGGAAACTCCGATTGCAGCAATAGATATCGGCGGCTACGGTGGAACGAATTTCTCTAAGATCGAAAATCAGCGCAGACAAAGAATGCTGGGTTATTTTGATGACTGGGGAATTCCAACTGCCCTCTCCATTGTTGAAACTTGCTCAGCGAGTGATCTTCCAATAATGGCTTCTGGAGGAATAAGGAACAGTTTGGATATCGTCAAAGCGTTAAGTTTAGGCGCGTGCGCTGCAGGCATGGCTGGAGCTGTATTGAGAAGCATCATAGATAAAGGCCTTAATGAAACGATAAATGAAGTGAATGATATTCATACCGACATACGATTTCTCATGTGCGCATTAGGGTGTAACAAGATTGAAGATTTGCATGAAGTTCCTCTGATTTTATCAGGCGAAGTGCATCATTGGATGAAGGTTCGCGGATTGAAACCAGACAATTTCAGTAATAGAAAAATGAATAAATAATGAAGAAAACGGATTCCTTCGTAAAGGGATCCGTTTTTTTAGTTTCAAAGATGTTTGGTTTATTTCTGTCTTCTTCTTGATTCTTCCGGGCTTTCCATTCCTGTTGCACCCTTGTTCTGAAGCTCTTGATCACGATCAGATTCAACACGTCTGCTTTGCTTTAATTTCTTTTCTTGACGATCTCTTCCCATATCAACCACCTCCTTTACTTATTTTTTCAAGAATAAAATGAAACATGCATGAATGAATTACATAAAGATTTTCCATAATGTAGATAATAGGAGGGAATGGGGTCATGGAAGGTATTTTATTTTTATGGGTATCATGGGGATTATGGATCTATACAACATTCATGATGGGAAAGAACGAAAAGGGCCGCTTTAAGTATTCCTTCATTTTGTTGTGCATGATTTGCTTGTTTCCATATCATGTCACCCTGTTTTCATACGAGGTGTACGCAACTTACATTTTTTTAGTCGTCCTGACGTTCATCTATATCCGTCTCCTGGGTCTGAGGCAAAAACTATATATGTTGATCTGTATTTTGACGGTAGCGATGTCTTATGCGGGAATAGGCCTAATTGCCATTTATGATCCGGTACTGATGATCATCGAATCTCATCTAATTTCGGCACTTTTATCCATGAGCATTGGCTTTATATTTTATAGCACGATTAAAAAGATGAAGATTCTGTTCCTTGCAGTGCTGGCAGGCACGATGGCTGGAGAAGTATTATTGAACGTCACGTTAAATAAAATTGGATTTGGTGAATCGATTGGGAGTCACCTCTATTTGGATATGACAGCCTGCATGGCTTTGATCACCATTACATGGAAGATCATTCATGCCATGAATGGCTTGATGAGCAGCAAACTATCACCTAATAAAGGGGAAATCAAAAATTTATGAATGAGTATGTAAACCCCGTTATCTTCGGGGTAGTTGTCGGCACATTAACGAGAATCTATATGCTCCGTACGGACTATAGACAGTACCCAACGTATTTACACGGGAAAATCATACATATAGCACTTGGTTTCATAGCGGCAGGACTCGGCACGATTGCTGTACCTGCATTATTGGAAGAAAACTTCACGGCCATCACCTTTTTGACGGTGGCTGCCTCACAATTCCGTGATGTAAGAAATATGGAAAGAAACACATTGACGGAACTGGATGCCTACGAACTGGTACCACGGGGTGCAACCTATATCGAAGGAATTGCCGTGGCATTTGAAAGCAGAAATTACCTTGTGATCTTTACATCTCTAATCGCAACTTTGGTATATATTGTATTTAATTTTTATGCGGCCATTCTAGTCAGTGTGGTGTGCATGGTCATTTCACATAAATTGATGGCTGGCGGAAAGCTTAAAGATATTGTCAATATCAAGTTTGTTAAGCCGCACTTTAAGGATGCAGGACTGTACGTGGATAATATTTATATCATGAATATCGGTCTTAAAGTAAGGCAGGAAGAGATACTGAGATATGGTATGGGTTTTGTGCTATCCCCTAAATCATTCGATGCCAGATCTACGATTGCAAATCTTGGTCAAAGGCAGGCAATACTGCATGATGTGTCCACTTCATTGGGCATCTTTAAAGACTCGGGAACCCCCGCACTCACTCCTTTGGCTAAAAGAGACCTGGATGATGGAAGGGTGGCGGTATTTGTATTACCGCAAAGGAAAGACGTTGAGAAAGCCATCGCGATCCTCGGTCAGGTGCCGACACTGGAAAATGCTATAAGGATGCCATCTGAATCAAAAGCCATTCAAAAGGGGAGTAAAGCAGATTGAGTACGACT
This Bacillus sp. Marseille-Q1617 DNA region includes the following protein-coding sequences:
- the rpsA gene encoding 30S ribosomal protein S1, which translates into the protein MMEDMNGIEVKNLEIGEKVKGTVTKVEEKQVLVDVQDSKVDGIIPISELSSLHIEKASDVVSEGDVLELIVTKVEEELLVLSKRKVDAEKAWEEMKNRFENGDVFEAEVKDVVKGGLVVDLGVRGFVPASLVEDYYVEDFSDYKDKVLTFKIVELDQEKNRLILSHRAVVEAEKQEQKKQLLTDIESGAVLEGTVQRITDFGAFVDIGGVDGLVHISQLSHEHVEKPSDVVTEGQKVQVKVLSVDRDNERISLSIKETLPGPWSDISEKAPKGSVLDGVVKRLVSYGAFVEVFPGVEGLVHISQISHKHIGTPHEVLKEDQSVKVKVLDVNESEQRLSLSIKALEEKEEEVTDYEMPEENTGFQLGEMIGDKLKDLK
- a CDS encoding YpzI family protein; amino-acid sequence: MGRDRQEKKLKQSRRVESDRDQELQNKGATGMESPEESRRRQK
- a CDS encoding YIEGIA family protein, whose product is MNEYVNPVIFGVVVGTLTRIYMLRTDYRQYPTYLHGKIIHIALGFIAAGLGTIAVPALLEENFTAITFLTVAASQFRDVRNMERNTLTELDAYELVPRGATYIEGIAVAFESRNYLVIFTSLIATLVYIVFNFYAAILVSVVCMVISHKLMAGGKLKDIVNIKFVKPHFKDAGLYVDNIYIMNIGLKVRQEEILRYGMGFVLSPKSFDARSTIANLGQRQAILHDVSTSLGIFKDSGTPALTPLAKRDLDDGRVAVFVLPQRKDVEKAIAILGQVPTLENAIRMPSESKAIQKGSKAD
- the fni gene encoding type 2 isopentenyl-diphosphate Delta-isomerase, coding for MTRAQRKRDHINFALSTGQQDKTGFEDVKFVHQSLPNSALDDTGLQSRIGELSLSSPIFVNAMTGGGGEYTSKINGDLSILARETGIALAVGSQMSAIKSPDERKTYEIVRKNNPDGIILANLGSEATVQQAADAVEMIEADALQIHLNVIQELTMPEGDRDFKGAIDRINMIADRLSVPVIVKETGFGIGREAALALSETPIAAIDIGGYGGTNFSKIENQRRQRMLGYFDDWGIPTALSIVETCSASDLPIMASGGIRNSLDIVKALSLGACAAGMAGAVLRSIIDKGLNETINEVNDIHTDIRFLMCALGCNKIEDLHEVPLILSGEVHHWMKVRGLKPDNFSNRKMNK
- a CDS encoding YpfB family protein, with protein sequence MKAVERILIKLVMIHFVLLLAVQFVFHELNILPELHKIIFYEGVEKMEYSEIVETISGSRSR
- a CDS encoding 1-acyl-sn-glycerol-3-phosphate acyltransferase, producing the protein MNLYSFAKGLVKSILSPLYRIEVSGLEHFPKEGGVLLCANHIDNLDPPVVGITAPRPVSFMAKDELFKVPLLGKILPKIHAFPVKRGMSDREALRKGLKVLNEGKVLGLFPEGTRSKTGQIGKGLAGAGFFALRSEAKVVPCAIIGPYKPFKKLKVVYGPPVPMKEVREQKLNAEKTTEIIMEHIVKLTK
- the sleB gene encoding spore cortex-lytic enzyme, with amino-acid sequence MVLVCSLMMISSEGEKADAFTNQVIQHGATGEDVIELQSRLQYIGYYNGKIDGVFGWGTYWALRNFQYEFGLPIDGLAGPKTKEKLVSASKYNKQFVQEQIKKGKKFSHYGGTDLSKQKGAGGGGGGQAAQPPKETPSKPTAANTPNGFSQNDIQIMANAVYGEARGEPYEGQVAVAAVILNRIDSASFPNTAAGVIFEPGAFTAVADGQIYLTPNDKAREAVLDAINGWDPSSNALYYFNPVTATSDWIWSRPQIKQIGKHIFCN
- a CDS encoding flagellar brake protein, whose product is MIKAGTTLQLEPVHNDTFETYRCRVVESGHDGIYIDYPIHTKTGKTVFLINGTQLKASFIQNEQTVLMFETEVLSRKIAKIPMIHIHYPGEDELVKIQRRQFVRVEANADISLYFDDQYHPTVTEDISAGGGAVLLKEGMEVKQGARITMIIVLSMQTGECHYLEIAGSLVRVWERNKKKIASIQFLNLTETQRQLIMRYCFERQLELRKKGLLE
- the ypeB gene encoding germination protein YpeB; the encoded protein is MVRSIIIAVLVIGVAGTAFWGYQEHQEKNAILINAENNYQRAFHELTYQVDLLHDKIGTTLAMNSKKSLSPALADVWRLTSQAHSDVGQLPLTLLPFNKTEEFLSKIGDFSYRVAVRDLDDKPLTDKEYTSLENLYKQSADIQKELRKVQHLVIKNNLRWMDVEMALASGKEKADNTIIDGFKTVEKNVTGYDEASFGSTTFVNSQKKDENFKKLKGEQISKKEAVAILRRYSGIDKSKDAKVASSGKGSNFKFYSVSIGNGKTEASMDVTQKGGYPIWYINNREVKESKISLNKAAEQATKFLKENKFEKLELFESVQYDKLGIFTYVTVLDGVRIYPDSIKVKVALDNGQIVGFAAEEYLRNNHDREIAKPSLALEEAKKETNPNLKVMEERQAVIVNDLNEEVLCYEFLGMLGNDTYRIFINANTGEEEKVEKLKNAEPIYEEVV
- the cmk gene encoding (d)CMP kinase; amino-acid sequence: MKLRIAIDGPAAAGKSTVAKIVAGKLSYLYIDTGAMYRSLTYKALKSDVDLHDQTKLTKLLETTKIDLEPSEKGQLVLLDGENVTDEIRQSEVTNSVSHVAVHSLVREEMVKRQQELASEGGVVMDGRDIGTHVIPDAEVKVFLLASVEERAQRRHEENVAKGFPSDLEKLKEEIARRDKIDSEREVAPLKKADDAIEIDTTSLSISEVVDRIMSLVERKG